One window of Solwaraspora sp. WMMA2056 genomic DNA carries:
- a CDS encoding M48 family metallopeptidase translates to MTVDGLRPWCQRCEWNLDDIGPVDGGWLARSVTRIDRRAGLRADRWLAERSVADPVSRPGAGQLFLCAVSAIIVLLTVALWAVGLWLVFASGFFPAILLGVALVAVGYGLRPRLSSVRRTLRGRHRLDPAQAPALHALIHEVADRCGAPRPHIVALDEDWNASVAVVGFRRTRILTLGTPLLVALRGPELVALLGHELGHLLHQDSRRILLTQPATSTFGLMAVAVQPPAGDAHDRDVEGVYALFYTIWQLVAGALCWLLFIVHLGLNIVDAHDRRRVELRADLIAARAAGTTGALALLDVLAQLPLLVPYLAPTGNVGGALRQWRTDIMRARERHEERLPLLRQLSIRSDAALLASHSAPGRRHQVLSGRPPQEPSVVVSEADAARIDAEIAPYVEGIRRRLADHHEL, encoded by the coding sequence GTGACGGTCGATGGTCTCCGACCGTGGTGTCAACGGTGCGAGTGGAACCTGGACGACATCGGGCCGGTCGACGGCGGTTGGCTGGCCCGGTCGGTCACCAGGATCGACCGCCGGGCGGGCCTGCGCGCCGACCGATGGCTCGCCGAACGGTCCGTCGCGGATCCGGTGAGCCGGCCCGGAGCCGGTCAGCTGTTCCTCTGCGCCGTGTCGGCGATCATCGTGCTGCTCACCGTCGCACTGTGGGCCGTCGGCCTGTGGCTGGTGTTCGCGAGCGGGTTCTTCCCGGCGATCCTGCTCGGGGTGGCGCTGGTGGCCGTCGGCTACGGGCTGCGCCCCCGGCTGTCCAGCGTGCGACGGACGCTGCGCGGCCGACACCGGCTGGACCCGGCCCAGGCGCCGGCACTGCACGCGCTGATCCACGAGGTCGCCGATCGGTGCGGAGCGCCCCGCCCGCACATCGTCGCGCTCGACGAGGACTGGAACGCGTCGGTCGCCGTGGTCGGTTTCCGCCGGACCCGGATCCTGACTCTCGGGACGCCGTTGCTGGTCGCGTTGCGTGGTCCGGAACTGGTGGCGCTGCTCGGCCACGAACTCGGCCACCTGCTGCACCAGGACTCCCGGCGTATCCTGCTCACCCAGCCGGCGACCAGCACCTTCGGCCTCATGGCGGTGGCCGTGCAGCCACCGGCCGGCGATGCCCACGACCGGGACGTGGAGGGCGTCTACGCGCTGTTCTACACGATCTGGCAGCTCGTCGCCGGAGCGCTCTGCTGGCTGCTGTTCATCGTCCACCTCGGACTCAACATCGTCGACGCGCACGATCGGCGTCGGGTGGAGTTGCGGGCCGATCTGATCGCGGCGCGAGCCGCCGGTACGACCGGAGCCCTGGCGCTGCTGGACGTCCTGGCCCAACTTCCCCTGCTCGTGCCGTACCTGGCCCCGACCGGCAACGTCGGTGGCGCGCTGCGTCAGTGGCGTACGGATATCATGCGGGCCCGGGAGCGCCACGAGGAGCGGTTGCCGCTGCTGCGGCAATTGAGTATCCGCTCCGATGCCGCGCTGCTGGCCAGCCACTCCGCGCCGGGGCGTCGGCACCAGGTGCTCTCCGGTCGTCCGCCGCAGGAGCCCAGCGTCGTGGTCAGCGAAGCCGACGCCGCGCGGATCGATGCCGAGATCGCACCGTACGTCGAAGGTATCCGCCGACGGTTGGCCGACCACCACGAACTGTGA
- a CDS encoding TIGR03086 family metal-binding protein, translated as MRTDFVVRYEQASRHFCDLVAQVGDDQWSAPTPCSEWDVRALVDHVVRGNLAVVPVLAGIPLAELGRLDIARPDFDVLGGDPLAAVRHSVDVAVEAFARPGVLDAVVHHPVGDMRGRRLAGLCFNDNLVHSWDLAQAIGVDATLDPVLVEAAHAFIEPVAGALPPGYFAPAPQLGADPDRQTQLLALLGRDAQAWGRSR; from the coding sequence TTGCGTACCGATTTCGTCGTCCGCTACGAACAGGCCAGCCGGCACTTCTGCGACCTCGTCGCCCAGGTCGGCGACGACCAGTGGAGCGCCCCGACGCCGTGCTCCGAATGGGACGTACGGGCGCTGGTGGACCACGTGGTCCGCGGCAACCTCGCGGTGGTCCCGGTGCTCGCCGGCATCCCGCTGGCCGAACTCGGCCGGCTCGACATCGCCCGGCCGGACTTCGACGTGCTGGGCGGCGATCCACTCGCGGCGGTACGCCACTCGGTCGACGTCGCGGTCGAGGCGTTCGCCCGCCCCGGAGTGCTCGACGCCGTCGTCCACCATCCGGTCGGCGACATGCGCGGCCGACGGCTGGCCGGGCTGTGTTTCAACGACAACCTGGTGCACAGCTGGGATCTGGCCCAGGCGATCGGCGTCGACGCCACCCTCGACCCGGTGCTGGTCGAAGCCGCCCACGCGTTCATCGAACCGGTGGCGGGCGCCCTGCCGCCGGGATACTTCGCGCCGGCACCGCAGCTCGGGGCGGACCCGGACCGCCAGACCCAGCTGCTCGCCCTGCTGGGCCGGGACGCGCAGGCGTGGGGCCGGTCGCGGTAG
- a CDS encoding alpha/beta fold hydrolase, protein MNAIYRSVDARRAVEQRYRTLLRRWPVPATESTVPTRYGDTFVVVSGPRDAPPVVALHGGSFNSAAWIGDIETWAQTHRVYAVDVIGEPGLSAPARPPLTSGCYAEWLDDVLAAFDIGQAAFVGASLGGWLALDYALRRPQRITRLALLVPGGIGRQKNGAVIGSLFFLPFGEWGRRAAVRLVLGPPPAASDVRQLPESAELADFLLLIQRSYRRRGDRLPIFSDDRLRRLDVPLLVVAGAKDRLLDARQTARRVRRLLPQATVVLLPDTGHIPIGYTRSVQRFLTGEEAHQAAGRSGTGGG, encoded by the coding sequence ATGAACGCGATCTACCGGTCCGTGGACGCCCGCCGTGCCGTCGAGCAGCGGTACCGGACACTTCTGCGGCGCTGGCCGGTGCCGGCGACCGAGTCGACAGTCCCCACCCGGTACGGCGACACGTTCGTCGTCGTCAGCGGTCCCCGGGACGCCCCGCCGGTCGTCGCGCTACACGGCGGCAGCTTCAACTCGGCGGCGTGGATCGGCGACATCGAGACCTGGGCGCAGACCCACCGGGTGTACGCCGTCGACGTGATCGGTGAACCTGGGCTCAGCGCACCGGCACGGCCGCCGCTCACCTCCGGCTGCTACGCCGAGTGGCTCGACGACGTGCTGGCCGCGTTCGACATCGGCCAGGCGGCGTTCGTCGGTGCCTCGCTGGGCGGCTGGCTGGCGCTCGACTACGCGCTGCGCCGACCGCAGCGGATCACCCGGCTCGCGTTGCTCGTACCCGGCGGTATCGGCCGGCAGAAGAACGGTGCGGTGATCGGGTCGCTCTTCTTCCTACCGTTCGGCGAATGGGGTCGGCGCGCGGCCGTCCGACTCGTACTCGGCCCGCCCCCGGCGGCGTCCGATGTCAGGCAGCTGCCCGAGTCGGCGGAGCTGGCCGATTTCCTGCTGCTCATCCAGCGGAGCTACCGGCGACGAGGCGACCGGCTGCCGATCTTCAGCGACGACCGACTGCGCCGTCTCGACGTGCCGTTGCTGGTCGTCGCCGGAGCGAAGGACCGGCTGCTGGATGCCCGGCAGACCGCTCGCCGGGTGCGCCGACTGCTGCCGCAGGCGACCGTCGTCCTGCTGCCCGACACCGGGCACATCCCCATCGGCTACACCCGGTCCGTCCAGCGGTTCCTGACCGGCGAGGAGGCGCACCAGGCGGCTGGACGATCTGGAACAGGCGGCGGGTAG
- a CDS encoding helix-turn-helix transcriptional regulator, with protein MTSSTAATRRLRDLVLLRRVRDRIDREYARPLNVEALARGVHMSAGHLSREFRAAYGESPYSYLLTRRVERAMALLRRGDMTVTDVCFAVGCSSLGTFTTRFTELVGLSPGVYRRQAARATAGIPSCVAKQVTRPVRNPAPVRNQEVRPGRAPLP; from the coding sequence GTGACCAGCAGCACCGCCGCGACACGCCGACTGCGCGACCTCGTTCTCCTGCGCCGCGTCCGGGACCGGATCGACCGCGAGTACGCCCGACCGCTCAACGTCGAGGCGCTGGCGCGGGGCGTGCACATGTCCGCCGGCCACCTGAGTCGGGAGTTCCGGGCGGCGTACGGGGAGTCCCCGTACTCGTATCTGTTGACCCGCCGGGTCGAGCGCGCGATGGCGTTGCTGCGGCGTGGCGACATGACCGTCACCGACGTCTGTTTCGCCGTGGGTTGCTCCTCACTCGGTACGTTCACCACCCGTTTCACCGAACTGGTCGGGTTGTCGCCGGGCGTCTACCGCCGACAGGCCGCCCGTGCCACCGCCGGGATCCCGTCGTGCGTTGCCAAACAGGTGACCCGGCCGGTCCGGAATCCGGCACCGGTCAGGAATCAAGAAGTCCGGCCGGGTCGGGCGCCGTTACCGTGA
- a CDS encoding VOC family protein, with the protein MDITIHSTFLPHDDPEAALAFYRDLLGFEVRNDVGYEGMRWITVGPAGQPGTSAIVLHPPAVDPGITDDERRVVTEMMAKGTYAGILLATDDLGGVFERLQSADADIVQEPTDQPYGVRDCAVRDPAGNLIRIQQRS; encoded by the coding sequence ATGGACATCACGATTCATTCGACCTTCCTGCCGCACGACGATCCGGAGGCGGCGCTGGCCTTCTACCGCGATCTGCTCGGCTTCGAGGTCCGCAACGACGTCGGCTACGAGGGCATGCGCTGGATCACCGTGGGACCGGCCGGCCAGCCCGGTACCAGCGCGATCGTGCTGCACCCGCCGGCGGTCGATCCGGGGATCACCGACGACGAGCGGCGCGTCGTCACCGAGATGATGGCCAAGGGCACGTACGCCGGCATCCTGCTGGCCACCGACGACCTCGGCGGCGTCTTCGAACGGCTACAGTCGGCCGACGCCGACATCGTCCAGGAGCCGACCGACCAGCCGTACGGAGTCCGCGACTGCGCGGTCCGCGATCCCGCCGGCAACCTGATCCGTATCCAGCAGCGCAGTTGA
- a CDS encoding excinuclease ABC subunit UvrA produces the protein MSEGPTPAVPHVADRHDMIRVHGARENNLRDIDVELPKRRLTVFTGVSGSGKSSLVFGTIAAESQRLINETYSAFVQGFMPTQSRPDVDVLDGLTTAIIVDQERMGGDARSTVGTATDANAMLRILFSRLGQPQIGPPSAFSFNVASVRGSGAVTVDRGPNSKAVKATYSRLGGMCPRCEGRGSVTDFDLTALYDDSKSINEGALTIPGFSTEGWYARIYAGSGFLDPDKPISRFTKKELDALLYKEPTRIKVDNINVTYEGLIPRIQKSFLAKDVDAMQPHIRAFVERAITFTTCPDCDGTRLTEAARSSKIGGISIADACRMQISDLAEWVAGLSEPSVAPLLASLRHTLDSFVEIGLGYLSLDRPSGTLSGGEAQRTKMIRHLGSSLTDVTYVFDEPTIGLHPHDIARMNDLLLRLRDKGNTVLVVEHKPETIAIADHVVDLGPGAGTAGGQVVFEGTVDGLRASGTLTGRHLDDRATLKEKVRIPTGTLAVRGATANNLRDVDVDIPLGVLVVVTGVAGSGKSSLIHGSIPPGEGVVSIDQAAIRGSRRSNPATYTGLLDPIRKAFAKANGVKPALFSANSEGACPTCNGAGVIYTDLAMMAGVASVCEDCEGRRFQAAVLEYRLGGRDISEVLAMSVTQAEEFFADGEARTPAAHAVLRRLADVGLGYLSLGQPLTTLSGGERQRLKLATHMAAKGGVYVLDEPTTGLHLADVEQLLGLLDRLVDSGKSVIVIEHHQAVMAHADWIIDLGPGAGHDGGRIVFEGTPADLVAARSTLTGEHLAAYVGR, from the coding sequence ATGAGCGAGGGCCCGACGCCGGCCGTGCCGCACGTCGCCGACCGGCACGACATGATCCGGGTACACGGCGCGCGGGAGAACAACCTGCGCGACATCGACGTCGAGCTGCCGAAACGACGGCTGACAGTGTTCACCGGGGTCTCCGGATCCGGCAAGAGCTCCCTGGTGTTCGGCACCATCGCCGCCGAATCGCAGCGGTTGATCAACGAGACGTACAGCGCCTTCGTGCAGGGTTTCATGCCGACGCAGTCCCGGCCCGACGTCGACGTGCTCGACGGGCTGACCACCGCGATCATCGTCGACCAGGAGCGGATGGGCGGCGACGCCCGCTCGACGGTCGGCACCGCGACCGACGCCAACGCGATGCTGCGGATCCTGTTCAGCCGGCTCGGTCAACCGCAGATCGGCCCGCCCAGTGCATTCTCCTTCAACGTCGCGTCGGTGCGGGGCAGCGGCGCGGTCACCGTCGACCGGGGCCCGAACAGCAAGGCGGTGAAGGCGACGTACAGCCGGCTCGGCGGCATGTGCCCGCGCTGTGAGGGCCGGGGCTCGGTCACCGATTTCGACCTAACCGCGCTCTACGACGACAGCAAGTCGATCAACGAGGGTGCGTTGACCATCCCCGGTTTCAGCACCGAGGGCTGGTACGCCCGGATCTACGCCGGCAGCGGCTTCCTCGACCCGGACAAGCCGATCAGCCGGTTCACCAAGAAGGAACTCGACGCGCTGCTGTACAAGGAGCCGACCCGGATCAAGGTCGACAACATCAACGTGACGTACGAAGGGCTGATCCCCCGGATCCAGAAGTCGTTCCTGGCCAAGGACGTCGACGCGATGCAGCCGCACATCCGGGCCTTCGTCGAGCGGGCGATCACCTTCACCACCTGTCCGGACTGCGACGGCACCCGGCTGACCGAGGCCGCCCGGTCGTCGAAGATCGGCGGGATCAGCATCGCCGACGCCTGCCGGATGCAGATCAGCGACCTCGCCGAGTGGGTGGCGGGCCTGTCCGAACCTTCGGTCGCGCCGCTGCTGGCGTCGCTGCGGCACACCCTCGACTCGTTCGTCGAGATCGGCCTCGGCTACCTCAGCCTCGACCGCCCGTCCGGCACCCTCTCCGGCGGCGAGGCGCAGCGCACCAAGATGATCCGCCATCTCGGCTCGTCACTGACCGACGTCACGTACGTCTTCGACGAGCCGACGATCGGGCTGCACCCGCACGACATCGCCCGGATGAACGACCTGCTGCTGCGGCTTCGGGACAAGGGCAACACGGTGCTCGTCGTGGAGCACAAGCCGGAGACGATCGCGATCGCCGACCACGTCGTCGACCTCGGGCCCGGGGCCGGCACCGCCGGCGGCCAGGTGGTGTTCGAGGGGACCGTCGACGGGCTGCGGGCCAGCGGTACGCTCACCGGCCGCCACCTCGACGACCGGGCCACGCTCAAGGAGAAGGTCCGGATCCCGACCGGCACGCTGGCGGTACGCGGTGCGACGGCGAACAATCTGCGCGATGTCGACGTCGACATCCCGCTCGGCGTACTGGTCGTGGTGACCGGGGTCGCCGGGTCGGGCAAGAGTTCCCTGATCCACGGTTCGATCCCGCCGGGTGAGGGCGTGGTGTCGATCGACCAGGCGGCGATCCGGGGCTCCCGGCGCAGCAACCCGGCGACGTACACCGGTCTGCTCGATCCGATCCGTAAGGCGTTCGCCAAGGCCAACGGGGTGAAGCCGGCGTTGTTCAGCGCCAACTCCGAAGGGGCCTGCCCGACCTGCAACGGCGCCGGGGTCATCTACACCGACCTGGCGATGATGGCCGGGGTCGCGTCGGTCTGCGAGGACTGCGAGGGCCGCCGGTTCCAGGCGGCGGTCCTGGAGTACCGGCTCGGTGGCCGCGACATCAGCGAGGTGCTGGCGATGTCGGTGACGCAGGCCGAGGAGTTCTTCGCCGACGGCGAGGCCCGTACGCCGGCCGCGCACGCCGTGCTGCGCCGGCTCGCCGACGTCGGGCTCGGCTATCTCAGCCTCGGCCAGCCGTTGACCACGCTGTCCGGCGGCGAGCGGCAGCGGTTGAAGCTGGCCACCCACATGGCGGCCAAGGGCGGCGTGTACGTCCTCGACGAGCCGACCACCGGCCTGCACCTGGCCGACGTCGAGCAGTTGCTCGGCCTGCTGGACCGGCTCGTCGACTCCGGCAAGTCGGTGATCGTCATCGAGCACCACCAGGCGGTGATGGCACACGCCGACTGGATCATCGATCT